In the Clostridium gelidum genome, GGTTTGGGTCATTAATTTTTCACATACAAACTGCGGTAATCTATATTCTGATATAATATCTTCCAATCTTTTCCCTTTACTAATTTTAATTTTTATTTCATATAATCTTAAAAAATGTTTTTCAATTGCACTTATTATAAGCATATGTTGGTCTGATTTATACAGAATTTCTTTCATTATGTCTATAGCCTTATCAATCTTTCTTGTAGCTATCAACTCTATTAAATCAAAAATATCATCTTCATTTGAATTTAAAATAAGTAAATTAATATCATCTTTCTTTATTTCTCTACCTTCACAATATGATATAAGCTTATCAGCTTCTCTTTTTATAATGTCAAAATTACTTTGTACTTTCTCGCAAAAATACATTAATTCAACTTTCCCAATTTGCTTTCCTTTTTCCTTAAATACCTCAGAAACCTTTTTTAAATATTTATCCCTTTTTAGCTTATCACAATATACTACATGTAAAAACTTACCTGTAGTATTTAATTTTTTGTTTTTGTTAGGTTTATCCCTCTTATCATTTAACAAGTAATACATTATCAAAATAGTATCTGGAGGCAAGTTCTCAACATATTTCTTAATATCATTATATATTTTAGTACCTGTCGAATCACTTTTTTCATGCAAAAAATTTGCTCTATAAATAACAACAACTTTCTTAGCACTCATAAAAGGCATTGTTTCACAGGCATTCATAATATCATCAAAACTTGTATTCATTCCATCTATTCTGATTAAATTAAGCTCTTTAAATTCTTCTGATACTTCTCTTTTAATAATTAGACTTATCCCATCTTTAATAAGTTCTTCATCTAATCCGCAAAATATATATCCATTCTTCACATTACCTTTTTCAATTTCTTGTTCATAAACTTCATAATTAATCAATTTTATTTTCCTCTCGCATAACAAATAAATTATTGATGCAATGTACAATTGCAACCTATGAGTAGACTTCTATTGCTTTACCATTTATTATAAATATCTTTTTAGTAAGTCCATCTTTAAAATTTATTATATCATATTCACTTGACTCCTTGCCACTTACCATTTTTAATAAATATTTTTCTTTTGAAGTCTCTAAGATATAATTTTTTCCCTGTAATTTAACATTATAAATTCCATCTATATTAATTACTCTTCCTTGTCTATAAGATTGTGTTGCCATTGTAATTTCTGAAAGTCTTTTCCAATCAATTTGATTTTTATTAGCAATAAGAACTCTTTGATTTCTATAACTAACTAAAATAGCTCCTTCTTTATAATATTTTATATTAAGAATCGGACTATATATT is a window encoding:
- the holA gene encoding DNA polymerase III subunit delta, with the protein product MINYEVYEQEIEKGNVKNGYIFCGLDEELIKDGISLIIKREVSEEFKELNLIRIDGMNTSFDDIMNACETMPFMSAKKVVVIYRANFLHEKSDSTGTKIYNDIKKYVENLPPDTILIMYYLLNDKRDKPNKNKKLNTTGKFLHVVYCDKLKRDKYLKKVSEVFKEKGKQIGKVELMYFCEKVQSNFDIIKREADKLISYCEGREIKKDDINLLILNSNEDDIFDLIELIATRKIDKAIDIMKEILYKSDQHMLIISAIEKHFLRLYEIKIKISKGKRLEDIISEYRLPQFVCEKLMTQTNRFTEKQLMELIKICVKTETKLKSTGIDKNMEMEFLLINTLTVKK